The genomic DNA TCACCTGTTAAGTTATCGCCAGAGTGAACGACCGCACCGTTAGCACCTGTTGTATTGTTATAGAATACGAAGTCTTGTCCACCCGACACTTTCCCATTTGCATCCAATAAGAAAACCGATGCATCAAGGTCGAAGTCTTGTCCGCCGTCATACTTATTAACATCCCATCCTAGACCTACAACTACTTTAGATAGACCCGGATTTGTTTTTGTCAAATCAACCTTTTGACCTTTAGCAAGAGAAATTACACCCATTTGAAAAACCTCCAATTTTATAGTTGTGTTACATGTCTTCCACTATTTCTAGTAACGTGTTTCATCATTGAAATCGTTTGGCGATTGCCGTGAGGTTCGGATCCGTTGTGCCATCTCCGACTGCTCCGAATTTCCATTCCCCGTTATGGCGATAAATTTCACCCGTTACGAGTGTCGTTAAACCACCATAGCTCTCAGATAAGTTGTAGCGCACTAACTCTTCGTTCGTTTTCGGATCCACTACACGAATATACGCATTTTGAATCATACCGAAATCTTGTTTTCGCTTTACACAATCATAAATATTTACGACGAAAACTAGCTTATTATAACGATCCGGAACCGACTTTAGCTCTACCATGATTACTTCGTCATCTCCGTCGCCATCACCTGTCGTGTTGTCTCCTGAGTGAATCACGGATTGACATGCACTTTTTAAGTTACCAAAATACACAAGGTCATTTTTGTTAACAAATTTATCATCTGTCAACATAAAAACAGATGCGTCACAATCGATATTTGGTGCAGATTTAAATGCAGCAAATAAACCACCCTTAGATTGGGCAACTGGATCCCAGCCTAAACCAATCATAATGCGATTTAAATCTGCTTTTCCTTTGGTCAAATCGATGCGTTGACCTTTTTGTAAACTAATCGCCATACTGTGTTCATCCCCCTCAATTTACATCTTACTTAATGCATAAATTAATCATACCAAGCAATCTTTCAGAGCGCAAATAACTACCATATCATGTACCTATTAACAACCACTCGATTAGTCTTCCCACACACTATCCATTAGGGATTTAATCGTATTTTTCCGGATTTCCGTCTCACTTTTTACCGTGCGCCATTTGTTATGTTGTAACGTCACACAATCATTCACTTGCACACTGTCCTCTACTAGCGCTTTTGGAATATCCTGTGTTTCTCCATCTATCTCAATTACGACAAAATCCCCTTCAAATCGATCTACAATTCCTTTCATGCTGACACATCCCTTACTTTGGCGTAAAAGCTGTTTGCGTTGTTGCTGTCATTCCGTTGGCAGTGACCGTAATCTCTCCATCTACCGTAAACCCCGCTGCCGCTCGACCAATTCTAAAGGAAATTTCCGCCATTCCATTCGCATTCGTTATGGCTTCATAATCTGTATCTTTTGATTTGAATTGCAGGTTTAACTGGACATTTGCACCACTGACAGGATTGCCCGCTTGATCTTTTACGGTAACTGTCACCGTTACTTCTTCATTTTGAGTTGGCTGGACCGTATCAATAGTAGCAGAAGCTTGTAAACTGCTGGCATGCTCAGTTTCCTTTACTGGTGGCGCTGGTGTCGATGTGTGTGATTTCGATGGCGGCGTTGCCGTGTATGCCCACGCATCCTTATTGATCTGCATCTCTTTCCCATCCGTTTTAAAAACAATCGTACCATCTGTATCATTGCGATAAATGCCAATGTTATTCGCATGCAGACGGTCCAACACCTCACTTGTCGGATGCCCATAATTATTTTTCCCTACTTGAATCACCGCATACTGAGGTTGAACAGCTTGCAACAATGCTTCACTTGTGGAATATTCACTTCCATGATGACCGACTAATAGCACAGTCGATTGCAGCCGCTCACCTGATTGCAACCATTTTTCTTCCGTTTTTATGCCTGCATCTCCTGTCAATAGGAAAGCATGCTCACCGTACTGCAATCGTACAACCGCACTCAGTTCATTCGCATCACTATGTGTTTCATCTACCGGGGAAATCATTGTCACTTGAACTGCTGGATCTAGATCGAGCATAAGTCCCGCCTTGGCCGTTGTCACTTTTAGGCCTTTGTTTTGAATCGCCTGTAACACAGATGCAAAGGTTTGCGTATCTCGCTGTACTTTTGGCATATAGATTTTTCCAATATCAAAAGCATCGATCACCGCATCAATGCCTCCAATATGATCGGCATCTGGATGTGTGCCGATTAAAATATCAATTTTCGACACGCCAAGCTCTGTTAAATAGGCGACCATTTTGTCTTCATCATCATTATTCCCACCATCAATCACCATCACTTTATTTGTTGGTGTAATAATGATTTGTGCTGCCCCTTGTCCAACATCGACAAAATGGACTTGCAATTCCCCTGCCGATGGGTTGTCCTGGGAGATAACAGGTGCTTGCTGTTCTTTCGTATCATCCTGTACTTGCTCCTCCACAGGTGAAGTCGATGGCGTATCTTCCGTTACCGACTTGGAAACGGGTTCAGTAGGCAACATCGCCCCACCGATAATAAATCCAATAAATGCAGCGCCCATCACTAGTGCGCTCACTTTTCGTGAAGGAATCTGTAAAGCCTTCACATTTCCTTTCACTACACCGAGAAGCCCTATACAAAAGATAACAAAAGCGACTAATACGATTATCGTTCCCACGTTTTCCATTTACTTACTCCTCATTCTAGATGTCTTTTACTTTTTTAAACATAGTAAAACGCAAACCAACTGAAGCTTTGGTTTGCGTTATTGGATTACGAGCCCATTTTCCTACGTGCACTGCTTACCTTTTTCGCTTGCTGACTTTGCATTTTTTTAGCAGCCTGCCCCGCATGGCCTTTCGCATTCTGCGCAGACGTTTGATTTTTCTTCGCTTCTAGTTGTTTTTGCATCGCTTCTTTTAAGCTCATTTTTTTCTTTGGTGCTTGTTGCTCAGTTGTTTCATGATTTTCTGTCATTATGAAATCCTCCTTCATTACGTAATATCTATATATTTGATAATTATACCTGAAACTTATCGAATACAGTACAATTACTATAATGGATGAGATGAAAAAAACATTTCATTTCCGCCAACATTACTCATAAAAAAAACAGCTTGATATTTTGATTGGATTATTGTTTAATTAACCGTCGTATAAATTATTGAAAGGATAATGATAAATGCAGAAAAACCTACTCGTATTCGCATTACTTCTTATGTCAGCAACAATGTTTGCGGCATGTACGCAAACTGAGCGTGGGGACGTCACTTATGAAGATGCCAAAAGTGATTATCTAGCAAAAGTGGATGTCGATTATGCCTTCACCTTTGCAAAAAGCCTGGAAGAATTCAAGACGAATGAAAAATTAGGCTACCGGACAGCTGGCTCAGAGGCAGAAATTAAAACTGGTCAAAAAATTGCTGAGGAAATGAAGAAGATCGGCCTAACCGAAGTCACAAAAGACGAGATTACCGTCGATACTTGGGAATTTGAAAAAGCTGATATGACGTTTAAAGATGGAAACGGACAAGACCACCTTGCAGTGTTAGGTGGCTACCAAACCAATTTCGACACAAAAGGGGTTAAAGAGTTTGAAGTCGTCTACGGCGGAAAAGGGACAAAAAATGACCTTGCTACCCTTGATGTCAAAGATAAACTTGTATTAATTGATATTAATCAGGACGAAGAGTGGTGGGTGAATTATCCTACGTACCAAGCGCATGTCAAAGGAGCAGCCGCAGTCATCGTCGTACAAGAAGGCGGCTTTTCTGAGGTAGATCCAACAGCTTTAAATGCACAGGATATTTGTGGACCTGATGATGCACCGGTATTTTCTATGTCCATTACCGATGCAAATGTATTGAAAAGTTTAATAAATTCAAGTGATAATGGAATCGCAACAGTCGATTTCGATGCGAAATCCGTTGTTGAGTTTGATGGGAAGACCTACAATTATTACGGAAAAATCATTGGAAAAGATCCTGAATCTTATATTATTTTATCTGGCCATTATGATTCATATTTTGATGGGTTCGAAGATGATAATGCAGCAATTGGCCTGTTACTAGGTGTCGCCAAAGGGTTGATTGACAGTGGCTACCAACCTGAAAAAACCATTATTTTCAATGCGCTCGCTGCCGAGGAATGGGGTGTTTCTAATACGCGCTACGATTGGTCAACCGGTGCATACAACCAAATTTTCAAAGTGCATCCTGAATGGGTTGGAAAAGCCGTTGCCAACATCAACTTTGAGCTTCCAGCTTACGAACATACCTCCCCTGACGAGATTCGTGCAGTATATGAGCTCAAAAACTATCTTGAACAATTTACAGCGAGTGTACCAAGTGTAGATGGCGTGTATGAAGATGGCATTGCAGTTATTACGCCGCTTCAAACATGGTCAGATGACTTTTCCTTCTCACTTGCAGGTGTTCCTGCCATGCGCAATGATTTTAAAGACAGCGAATTCATGAAGACACATTACCATACACAATTTGATAACGCAGATGCTTATAATGAAAAAGCATTACTGTTTCACCAAAATTTATATGGTTTATTAACGATGTATTATGATCGAACTGCCGTGACACCTCTCGATTTCACAGTTCGCTTGGGTGCTTTAAAAGCAAGCATCGACAAAGATATATGGGATAGTGTAGCAGTCTCTTCAAATGAACTGCTTTCCGAAATCGATACAGCGATTTCTACTGCTAAAAAGGTGAATACTGCCGTTAATAAAGTAAACGAAGACTATCTGAAGGCACTAAATAACGGTGATGAAAAAACAGCAGAAAAGCTCTATGAGGAAAGTAGAACATTAAATTCTGGACTATTAGAAACGTTCAAGTTTGCACAGGATCATTTTGTCAAACTCACATGGGAAGACGAGCAAATTTTCCCGCATGAACATGCGCAAAATAACATTAAAAACCTAACGTTATCGATTGAAGCGCTCGAAAAAGGCGATATCAATCTTGCTCTTGATGACTACTTACTTGCCATCGATAATAACTGGTATGCCTATCATTTTGACAATGAAGTCTATCGTTATTTCACAGATTATGTCATCGAACAACCTGCAGAAAGGCTGATGTGGGGTGCTGGTAGAATTGTTGGGCATGAAGATTTATACGCACCTATCAATTCTCTATTAGCCAAACGTGAGCAACAGAATGCAGATGTAACGGAAGAAATTGATATCTTGGGCAAAGCATTAAATGAACAGCAACAACTTCTTCAAACAGCGATTGCCGAGGAACTTGCAAGCACGAAAGCGCTTGGTGATATGCTAGTAAATTTAAAATAATCGAACATTAAA from Sporosarcina sp. FSL K6-1522 includes the following:
- a CDS encoding TerD family protein, whose translation is MAISLQKGQRIDLTKGKADLNRIMIGLGWDPVAQSKGGLFAAFKSAPNIDCDASVFMLTDDKFVNKNDLVYFGNLKSACQSVIHSGDNTTGDGDGDDEVIMVELKSVPDRYNKLVFVVNIYDCVKRKQDFGMIQNAYIRVVDPKTNEELVRYNLSESYGGLTTLVTGEIYRHNGEWKFGAVGDGTTDPNLTAIAKRFQ
- a CDS encoding DUF3006 domain-containing protein — translated: MKGIVDRFEGDFVVIEIDGETQDIPKALVEDSVQVNDCVTLQHNKWRTVKSETEIRKNTIKSLMDSVWED
- a CDS encoding MBL fold metallo-hydrolase encodes the protein MENVGTIIVLVAFVIFCIGLLGVVKGNVKALQIPSRKVSALVMGAAFIGFIIGGAMLPTEPVSKSVTEDTPSTSPVEEQVQDDTKEQQAPVISQDNPSAGELQVHFVDVGQGAAQIIITPTNKVMVIDGGNNDDEDKMVAYLTELGVSKIDILIGTHPDADHIGGIDAVIDAFDIGKIYMPKVQRDTQTFASVLQAIQNKGLKVTTAKAGLMLDLDPAVQVTMISPVDETHSDANELSAVVRLQYGEHAFLLTGDAGIKTEEKWLQSGERLQSTVLLVGHHGSEYSTSEALLQAVQPQYAVIQVGKNNYGHPTSEVLDRLHANNIGIYRNDTDGTIVFKTDGKEMQINKDAWAYTATPPSKSHTSTPAPPVKETEHASSLQASATIDTVQPTQNEEVTVTVTVKDQAGNPVSGANVQLNLQFKSKDTDYEAITNANGMAEISFRIGRAAAGFTVDGEITVTANGMTATTQTAFTPK
- a CDS encoding M28 family peptidase, with translation MQKNLLVFALLLMSATMFAACTQTERGDVTYEDAKSDYLAKVDVDYAFTFAKSLEEFKTNEKLGYRTAGSEAEIKTGQKIAEEMKKIGLTEVTKDEITVDTWEFEKADMTFKDGNGQDHLAVLGGYQTNFDTKGVKEFEVVYGGKGTKNDLATLDVKDKLVLIDINQDEEWWVNYPTYQAHVKGAAAVIVVQEGGFSEVDPTALNAQDICGPDDAPVFSMSITDANVLKSLINSSDNGIATVDFDAKSVVEFDGKTYNYYGKIIGKDPESYIILSGHYDSYFDGFEDDNAAIGLLLGVAKGLIDSGYQPEKTIIFNALAAEEWGVSNTRYDWSTGAYNQIFKVHPEWVGKAVANINFELPAYEHTSPDEIRAVYELKNYLEQFTASVPSVDGVYEDGIAVITPLQTWSDDFSFSLAGVPAMRNDFKDSEFMKTHYHTQFDNADAYNEKALLFHQNLYGLLTMYYDRTAVTPLDFTVRLGALKASIDKDIWDSVAVSSNELLSEIDTAISTAKKVNTAVNKVNEDYLKALNNGDEKTAEKLYEESRTLNSGLLETFKFAQDHFVKLTWEDEQIFPHEHAQNNIKNLTLSIEALEKGDINLALDDYLLAIDNNWYAYHFDNEVYRYFTDYVIEQPAERLMWGAGRIVGHEDLYAPINSLLAKREQQNADVTEEIDILGKALNEQQQLLQTAIAEELASTKALGDMLVNLK